From Bradyrhizobium sp. AZCC 1610:
GCAGCTCACCCGCTTTGGCACGCTGGATCAGCGCCGCCGTCTGGAGCTGATTGAGCTTGGCGCGGATACCGACCGCATGCAGGTAGTTCTGGACCGACGAGCCCCATTGCGGCAGCACGTAACTGGCAAGCTCGACATCGAAGCCATCGGGATAACCGGCCTCGGCCAGAAGCTGCTTCGACTTCGCCGGATTGTAGTCGTAGGTCACGGCTGCTTCGGCATCGCAGCCGAATTGCGACGGGAAACACGGCGCTGCAGGAACGCGGCTGCCGCCGGTGACCAGCTTGTCGGCGATCGCCTTGCGGTCGATCGCGTGCCAGATCGCCTGACGCACCTTGAGCTTGGTCAGCGGATTGTCGGCCCCGGTGCGGCCGCCAGCATCCATCGAGAGAAAGCCGATCCGCATCGATTCCTTGCGCACCGCCTGCAGATGCGGCATCCGGTTCACAGGCTCGAGCTGATCCGGGTTCATGTTCCAGATCCAGTCGGCACGGCCGGCGAGCAATTCCGTCATCTCGGTGCCGGCATCCGGTACGAAGCGCACGCTCATCTTCTTGATCGCAGGCTTGCCCTTGGGGCTGCCGGCCCAGTAATCCTCGAACCGCTCGAAATCGATGGAGACGCCGGACTCGACCTTGGTGATCTTGTAGGGACCCGCGCCGACCGGCGCCTTGGCGTAGCCTTCGGCACCGACCTTCTCACGATAGGCCTTGGGATAGATCGGCAGCACCAGCGCGAAATATTCCAGCGCCGCGGGGTTCGGCCGCTTCAGCTTGACGCGCACCGATAGGTCACCGGTCTTCTCCGCCTTGTCGATCCAGTTGTAGTTCGACGGCGTCGACACGCGGCTCGCCGGATCGGCCACGATGTTGATGGTGTAGACGACGTCGTCGGCAGTGAACGCGCTGCCGTCATGGAATTTTACGCCCGGCCGCAGCGTGAACTCGATCGTGGTCGGATCCGGAAACTTCCACTCGGTTGCGAGCAGCGGCTCGAGCTTGAAGGTATCCGGGTTGCGGTAGACCAGCGCGTCCCAGCCCTGATGGTGCATCACCACGCCGGTGCGCAAATTGTTGTAGAAGGGATCGACGTTGGGAAGCGCGTCGCGCATCACGATCCGCAGCGTGTCGGCGGATTTCTGAGCTGTCGCGGGCACCGCACCGGCGCCGAGCAGAGCTGCCGCCAGAATGGCAGCACCGAGTTTGTTTTGCATACGCATATCGCCCTCCATTATCAGTGTTTTGTGAAGTGGCGTGAAGCACGCCTTATGCCAGATGACACTCTACCATTCCCAGGGGCGGCCGGACCATGCGTGTTGGTGCCTCATGGCGGCAGCGTTCGACCGCGATGCGGCAGCGGGGATTGAACCGGCAGCCCGGCGGAATATTGGCCGGATCCGGCATGGCGTCGCCGAGGCCGATGTCCGGCACACCCTTGCCCGGCTCCGGTGTCAGCACACTTTCCAGCAGCACCTGCGTATAGGGA
This genomic window contains:
- a CDS encoding ABC transporter substrate-binding protein gives rise to the protein MRMQNKLGAAILAAALLGAGAVPATAQKSADTLRIVMRDALPNVDPFYNNLRTGVVMHHQGWDALVYRNPDTFKLEPLLATEWKFPDPTTIEFTLRPGVKFHDGSAFTADDVVYTINIVADPASRVSTPSNYNWIDKAEKTGDLSVRVKLKRPNPAALEYFALVLPIYPKAYREKVGAEGYAKAPVGAGPYKITKVESGVSIDFERFEDYWAGSPKGKPAIKKMSVRFVPDAGTEMTELLAGRADWIWNMNPDQLEPVNRMPHLQAVRKESMRIGFLSMDAGGRTGADNPLTKLKVRQAIWHAIDRKAIADKLVTGGSRVPAAPCFPSQFGCDAEAAVTYDYNPAKSKQLLAEAGYPDGFDVELASYVLPQWGSSVQNYLHAVGIRAKLNQLQTAALIQRAKAGELRAYLGSWGSYSINDVSAILPNYFDGGADDYARDPDVQKWLLQGGSSINPEVRKEAYSAAIKKITEQAYWAPLHTYVTTYGHSKQLDFTPYPDELPRFYLAKWK